The following DNA comes from Gopherus flavomarginatus isolate rGopFla2 chromosome 5, rGopFla2.mat.asm, whole genome shotgun sequence.
CCAAATTTACCTCAGTGATTGAGAAAGCAAAGGctggctcagtgaaatcccagcctgctggggatggggagtgaATGGGCAACAGCCCCATGCCAGAGGACACAATGCCCTGGACTGGTGGGCAAGGACCATGTGTTGGTTTTAAAGCTCCTGTTTGTTTAATGTTTAGgtccagaagaagaaagataaACCTGAGTCTTTATCCACCCAGGTACAGATTCCTTGCTCTGTCCCTACAGCTTGCAGCACTTTCTGCTGGAAGAGGCTGGAACTGGAGTAGCCCAGAGTtctccccattcccagcactcctgccccattccctacagcgccccctgctgggagaagctgggactgaggtagctgggagctccccctccCAGACAGAGTTCCTGACCCTGTCTTGGTACATGGCATTGGCTGCGGAGCTAGGAGGGCCACCTGGACCGTGGCCTAGCCATGAGTGGCACTGCAGCCTGGTGCATCAAACTCAGATTTGGAGGTGGTGGATGGATGGGTTCATAGGCCAGGGAGGTcaggctggtggagcagggcgggggggagggcggAAGACATGGGGGGAGCACGTgaaaagggaagaggaggggcaggtggCAGGGGGGCCAAATCTATGCTGCTGCCCCCTTCCACTTTAAATGGCACTCCAGAGCCCCTGCGTAAGATGCATCTGCACCTCtgttccccctctgtggtcctgCAAGGGCACTCCCTCTCAGCTGCACGCTTTTCAGACACCACCTTTCTTGGGTGGAGACACACATCTTTCTTGCCCTGCCTGGGGCATTTTCAGGCTGCACAGTCCCCTGACTGTGCTGTGAAATCCTACAGCAAAGCAGATTGACTAAACAGGCCAGCATCTGTGCTGGGCGTTCTCATCAGAGACTAATAACAATGACATTGCTAGCAGTTATAAGTGATCACGTGACTTTTCTGAGCAAGcacttttattcttaaggtaaaagcattacagagaaaacatggaAACAATAACACGAGCTACACACTggtaataagcttaccagaagtcaagggctctggctggtgatCAATCCGTCCGACCTCACCCAGGGATATTTCTGTGATCACCAGTTCATAGCAGCTGTCACTCAGAACTAGCTCCCCCAAGAGTTAGGGAGTCCCTCCTTTAGCCCCTTTGAAGATAGTGTGAATAGGTATCAGCCAGGCATTGGGTTTCTCCCCAATGCACTGCTTCAAAATGGTAACTTCACTAACTTCCATCACCCCCGTTCccaagtatttcctaggaaaccCACTTAACTAAAAGATCAGTCTAGTCTAGCCCATTGCTTTAGAGAGTCCTTTGAAGCATGAACCACTTCCCAGAGTTTGCATTAGTCCTGTCTCCCCCTTAGAGTTACATCCTTCCACAGTAATCTGGACACAGCTTTAATATGCAGCGACCTCCCAAGACACTTCACCTTAACTCAGCAGGGTTTGTTTAGGGTGCTGCCAATTATTGTCCCGTCTGTCACAGGATCTGGGTCACCAATTATCTCTCTGTGTCCTCCTCCTTATCTGGGCAGGAAGCAGCTCATGCCATCCAGGGCAAGGGGCTGAGCAGTGAGGCCAAGGGCAGTTGCCCCATGGAGCTTGACCTGGACACCCTAGACAGCCTCATCTCTGACCTGGCCGACACCATCTTCTACAGCCGCAACCCGTatggggggcccaacccccgcAGCCTTGGTGAGCACTGGTCAGCATCCCTAACACAGGGGATTCCCCTCTCCGTGCCCTATAGGCATTCCCCTCTCCAGGTCTCAGTCCctttttcctatttctccccttctctcatttgcatcccctgccccccaagtgcTAAAAGGGTGCAGTCCTGAGCTCTGACCCTCTTGTATCCCCCAAGGATTCCTGTCTCCGGATCTCTGGCCCTCTCTATCTAGAGGTGTGAATGGGCCCCCCTAGAAACCTCATTTCCTGCCTGGCAGTTTGGTACCTGAGGGGAGCGaggtgggtggagcagggctcTGCTTTGGGTGGGATGGGAACGGCTGGTGCTATGTCTGATTCCCATCACCATGTCCCCAGCTCACCAATTCAATGCGGACATGATTCAGCCCACCCTGGCCCAGCTGCACCCTAACTTTGGAGAGGATTTCATGGACACCCTGGACCCCATTCACGGTAACTTTCATTGGCCACTGTGCACAGATCCCATCTGGGATGAGCTGGGAGATTGTGGTGCATAGGGGCGGTGAGAAGGTTTCCAAACACCATTGTGCCTGGCAATAGAGGGAATCAGCCAGGTGTCTCCTCCTGACCGCCCTGGATCAGACCAGTAGTGtcccctcctggctgctctgggtcagaccagtggtgtCTTCTCCCCACCGTGCTGGAGCACCCCGTTAATCTGTTGCTGGGAGGAATTGGAAATCCCCATGGGCAGATTGTGTAGCTGAGTGCTGCTCATGGCCTGGCCTGTGGCTGACCCACTGCTAGCTCAGCCGGCTGCAGGGACTGCTCTTCCTCACAGACCCAGGCCTCTGCTAGATGCTTGCTGAGCCGCCTGCTACCTCACACGCTACAGGCTAGGCAGAGATACCATGGTGGGGAGAGCCACCCAGTATCTCACCTGAACCTGGCCCCtggaggggcggggcgctgcgcTCTCTACAGATTGGCCCCTACAGAGGAAGCTTAAACACTATTTACTGCCCTGAAAGAGatgccctctgctctctgtgcccCAGGGCAGCTATCCTAGCACGGAGCCTCTCCCCTCTAGGAGACACCGGCtccaatccagccccagggcagaggactggcaaGCTCGAGGGGCATGGAATGGGTTTGGCCCTGCAGACCTGGCATTGTCTGATGGGCTTATCGAAGGGAAGTGGCGAAGAGATTGTGAAGTGATTGTGGACAGAGAGCTGCCCCCGCAGCATGGGACACACCAGCAGAACTTCCTGCTGCAGGGCCTTGGCAGGACACCAGGGCTGTGCGCCAAGGAGCCTTATctcagtctctgtctctctctccccgctCCAAACTTGGACCCAACAGACAGCCCGGCCAGCTCTCCCTTGGGGGCCGCCAGCCCCAGCCTTCAGCGGCTCAGCTGTGCCTCCTCTGTCGCCTCTAGCTCCTCTGAGTCCCTGAAACTCCTCTTGTCTGTCGCTCACGTAGCCGCTGCCAAGAAGGGTACAGAGTGGGCCCCCACATCTGTTCGTCCTGCTGCTGCACGTGGGGCTGGGCCCAGATGCTTCCCAGGCTAGCTGTATGGCCATGCCCCGACTGCCAACATCCCTGATGCCAAGGGGCAGCTGGCTGAgactacaggtcccagcatgGACCCAGTGAAGTGTCTCAGGTCAAACTGGAGCAGTGCATCTGGGATATGTAGTGTCTCCAGGCCACCTCCCTATATTCAAGATGAGGTAATTGGAACAGTGGACCACTATTTCATCAAGGGGTTTGCCCATATGCCCAGAATTACCATGCACACACCAGACCAACCCATAGCTGTCACCTTAGTCACCACTGCTATGGCTCCAGCCACTGCGCACCAGGGAATCCTGCATACCCTTcagccacacagctctgccagcgcccctcaatcccaccccgcagccccctgctagcccagaccTGAGCTCCCCCCCATAGTTCTGCCAGTGCCCCATAATCCTGACCCGCAGTCCCCCTTTGAGATCTGAGACCTGggaccctccccccctccagctctgccaatgcccctcaatccttacccacagccccctgcaatcCCAGCTCTGGGGTCTCCCAGGTCTGAGCTCTGAAGCTGCCATTTGTGCTGAGTGTTGTGATGTAATCATGATCATTCCTATTATGGTTATTTTGCTCTGATTTATCCAGGTCCTTcgcattttctttctctctcttccccctgtcCTCATCTCTCTACCTCCCTTTCAGCCTTTCTTTTTTGCCATAGttcattctttctgtctttcccttcacagatttctttgctgccTGTCGCCCCCAGCCTGTGACCCAGGTGAGTAGCAAATAGCAGCTGCCCTCTGACTGCTCAGCAATGCCCCTGCCCTGTGTCTGCAGAGATCAGCTGGCGCCACATTGCAGCCCATGCTTCGCCTTCACTGCAAGGTCTGTGACCTCCTCCGTGGTGCAGGCCCCTCCCTTGTGTCACAGCCTCCCTGCTGGGAGGGCAAAGCTGGGTGGTACAGGCCTCTCCCCCTGGCCTAGTGCCGCAGGCCCCCTTGCTGGGAGGGCAAGGCTGGGCGGTACAGGCCTCTCCCCCTGGCCTAGTGCCGCAGGCCCCTTGCTGGGAGGGCAAAGCTGGGCGGTACAGGCCTCTCCCCCTGGCCTAGTGCCACAGGCCCCTTGCTGGGAGGGCAAGGCTGGGCGGTACAGGCCTCTCCCCCTGGCCTAGTGCCGCAGGCCCCTTGCTGGGAGGGCAGGCTGGGCGGTACAGGCCTCTCCCCCTGGCCTAGTGCCGCAGGCCCCCTTGCTGGGAGGGCAAGGCTGGGCGGTACAGGCCTCTCCCCCTGGCCTAGTGCCGCAGGCCCCCTTGCTGGGAGGGCAAGGCTGGGCGGTACAGGCCTCTCCCCCTGGCCTAGTGCCGCaggccccctgctgggagggcaAGGCTGGGCGGTACAGGCCTCTCCCCCCGGCCTAGTGCCGCaggccccctgctgggagggcaAGACTgattttctctcctctctcccccaggcctccacgctgctgccagctgctgccccacAGGGCTCTCTGTCCAGCGCTTGTGACCTGGATGTGACCACCAACACTAAGGAGCTGCCTCTCCACAGGGGCTCCCTCacccccctttcctttcccctggacctggagccccTGACACCCCTGAACGGACACGAGACCTTCCTGCCGCTTTTTCCCACCTCCCCGCTGCGGGtcagcccccccccgccaggcccTCCCACGCAGCACCCCCAACCCACCGTTGTCTTCTCCGTCATCACTCACACGGCTGCCGAAAAGCCCCCTTCATCCACCCGGCACCCTCCTTCCCCCGGAGGCACCTTTGCCATGCCTGTGTCTGGCCCCCTGCCCAACAGGGCAAAATCCCAGCAGCTACAGCACATTGCCCCAGCGCCCACCTCCAGCCACCCCCCGGCAGCCCCCAGTGCCTTCCTTACCCGCCTGCTCATAGCAGGTATGTGCTTGTGGGGGCagtgcagcctgcctgcctggcacTGGGGGGAGAGGCTGTTGTGGTGGGATGAGGAGGAGTGGGTGTGGGGAGAGTGGGCACAGGGGGCATTGCTTTTACGGGCAGGCAGGTGGTGATGGGTGCGTGGGGCTGGGGAACTGGGCATGCCTGAGGATGTTGCTGGCAGAGGGGTCAGTGGATGGGGGAGTTGCTCGTGGGGGACTGGGCACAGAGGGTTGCTGTCGGGGCGGGGGACCAGATACTCGGGGGGAGTTGGCAGGGGGCTGAACATAAGGGGTATTGCTGGTGTGGGTGTGCAGGGAGGGCtgttggtgggggggaagaacaATGGAGTTGCTGGTGGGAGGAGCGGGTGGGGGTGTTCACGGTGCAAGGGAgcctctctccccacctcctcAGATGTGGGCCATCTCAAGACCCAGGGCTGGAGAGACACTGCTCTAGGTGACTACCTAGGAGCTGTGACCTCTGTGGCAGAGCCTCACTCCTCCTCTACCCACTTTCTTTTTCCCCCAGGCCCATCGACACAGCCTCTCGCTCCAGCCAGGGACTCTTCCCAGGTgagagcacctcctgctggagagggcggggctgggcagtacaggctTCTCCCCCTGCCTGGTGTCACAGTGCCCCCCTGCTGGGAATGATGGTTATAGGTGGtgcaggctcctcctcctccctgatgtcacagtgccccctgctcggGAGGGTGGGACTGGACAGTGcaggctcctccccctccctggtgaCCCAGGCTGGAGAGGGCAGCGCTGGGCATCTGTTggctctccccctccctggtGTCACAGCGCTCCCTGCTGATGAGCTACACAATTTAAATCCACCCAGGAATCACTTAGCTAACGCTACTGGGTTTAGGGGTGCCCTGCTCTCCCCTAGCGCTTGTGACTGGGGCAGATTTCTGTCCTCCCTGCTGACTGCTTCCTCATCTCTCCCTTCTAGGTCTGCACCCCCCTAGAGCTTCCTGCAGGCGTCCTGCTGATGGAGAAGCCCATCCACCCTTGCTCTGTCACTGCCTCCTCCAGCACTGGTAAGATGGGGGGTGCTACTGTCAGGCCCCTCATTACATGGGCTCTCGCTGTGGGTGCTTGGCTCTTGGGGGTGGCGAGACAGAGGAGATGGGTgatggggctggggaagagcatCAGGCTTGGTTAGGCAGGAAGGTAGTTGGCTCATAAGAATCATCTGGGGAGTGGGAACTTGGTGGGTTCATAGGTGGCTGGAGAGAGGGCGTGTTGAGGGGATGGCAAGGTGGGGGGCGGGCTGGGGGGACTGGGGAAGTGTAAAGGGGGCCAGCTTGAGGGGACTGGGGGATGACAaggtcaggggctggctgggggaacaTGGAAGGATATCAGTgtagggggctggctgggggatcagGGGTGATGGtaagctggggggctggctggaggacctggggggaTAGCAAGGTGGGGGATGGCTGGGGGGACCTGGGATGATGGCAAGGGGGGGGGCTGGCTTCAGAATCCGAGGGGACGGGAAGGTGGTGGCTGACTGGGGGATCTGTGGGGACAGCAAGGTtggtgggctggctggggggaccagaggggatGGCAAGctggggggctggttggggggaCCTGTAAGAACAGTAAGGTGGGAATTGGCTGGGGGATCTGAGGTAATGGCAacgtgggggctggctgggggatctgAGGTGTTGGCtatgtgaggctggctgggggatctGAGGGGATGGCAaggtgggggctggctgggggatctgAGGTAATGGCAGCGTGGGGGTTGGCTGGGGGATCTGAGGAAATGGCAAGGTGGGAACTGGCTGGGGGATCTGAGGTAATGGTAAcgtgggggcaggctgggggatcTGAGGGAATGGCAAGGTGGGGGCTGGCTGCGGGATCTGGGGGGATAGCAAGGCGGGGGGTTAGCTGGGGGATCTGAAGAGATGGCAATGTGGGGGTTGGCTGGGGGATCTTGGGTGATGGCAAGGTGGGGGTTGGCTGTGGCATCTGGGGAATTAGCAAaatggggggctggctggaggatCTGAGGTGATGGCAagatggggctggctgtgggatcTGGGGGGATGGCAGGGtagggggctggctggagaaTCTGAGGAGATGGCAagattggggctggctggggcacctgtgtgtgtgtggagggggttggCTTAGGGGAATGGGGTGATTAGGGGGTGGCTCACCCTGCATTGCCTGCTGGTTGGGGGCCTGGCTGCCCAGGTTCGGAGATGGCACCAAGGGGTGATGACAGCCAGGTCTGTGGGTCAGAGGCTGGTTTGGCCCCAGGCTGGCGCTGCCTGGGGCTGTTCTGGAATGTGCTGTTCTGGAATGTGGGGAGGACATGGGGAGGCTGCAGTTTTAGGCTCCTCCCCACGATGaaggtggagctggggagggTTCACGGCATCGCTGATCTGGTGCTGGGGATGGATCCTAGGAGTGTGGGACCTGGAGCCCTCTCTCCTCCACATGAACAGACCTCTGCTTCTAGAAGTGGGCTGGATCTGACATGTTCCCTCACCAGCCCGTGCGCCCAGAAGTGCTGTGGTGGGATGGCTCACTCACCATGCCCTATTGGGCCCTGGGGAGCAGCATTGGGATCTTGCCCACATGAGCGACCCAGATATTTCCCTTTCTCCTTTGGATTCCCCCAGATGCCAAGTCCGAAGATAGAGCTGAGCGCAGGGGACCCCATGCTTcccaccagccctgcagcctccccagcaCCAAGGTAACATGGGCCCCTGCCAACCCACTCACACCCGGGCCCCTCCCCGCTGAGTGGGGCGGCAGGGAGATTTCCCAGGGAAAGCccaggtgctgcagggagcggggtgaggGCTCAGTAGAGGGCGTTGTCCCTCACTATCAGTGTTGACCCCAGTGCTGTGCTGCCTGAAGTGGGGTAGGGGCTTGGTAGGGGGGCACTCTCCCTCATACTCAGTGCTGAGCCCAGTGCCccagccagggggtgctgtgttGCAGTGGGTGCTGTGCGTGAGCTGGATGGGCATAACTGCCCCTTGTGTTAGCTCCTGGCTCTGCACTGTCAGAGAGGAGTATGTCCTGATCCCTGAGGCGGGGCTCACAGCCTGGTTTGATTGGATTCTGCAGGGCAGCCGAAGACCTGGCTTTACCTCTGCTGACCATGCCCGGCGCCTGAACATCAGCTGCGCCTTCGACACCCTTGCCAGCCTTGTGCTGCCGGGCTTGGCCCAGCCCAGCGTCAAGGTACATGCCACATGGCACTCCTACTGTCCAGCCCTCCAGTTAGCTCTTCCCTTCACTGCGTGGCTCTGTTCTCCCCAGCACGGACTGCTGGAACACCTGGCCCCACTTCGCTGGACTGGCCCAGTCCCTCATCCATCCCTGTCTCTCTGTCAGTCCCTCACCCTTGTCTTCCCCCGcgcccatctctgcccatccctagtcctcatccctccctccccatctcctcctctgcttgctctgggtcttagTCCCTTTCTCCCTGCCCTTCGTACGTCCCTCCGCTTTCCCCCTCTCTGCCCGTCCCAGTCCGTCGTCTGTcccaccccatctctctctctgcctggctGGCCACTGTGTCTCATGCTCAGCCCGTCTCCCCCAGCTCAGCAAGGCCACGCTGCTGCAGAGAAGTGTGGTGTATGTGGGGCGGCTGCAGCAGGAGCGCCGGCAGGTGCAGGAGACAGCCCGGCGCCTGCAGGGCGAGATTGAGGAGCTGAGTGCTGCCATTGGGTGAGTGTGTGGATGAGGGCGGGGCCTGATAGTTGTCATTGGGCAagtgcaggaagtgggtggggccTATGGGGTATGATCGAAGAGCTGAGTACCACCATTGGGTaagagagcagagagcaggcGAGGCCTGTGGGATGAGATTGAGATGCTGAACTCTgccggggaaggggcagggtctgTGGGGTGAGATTGAGTGCCATTGGGTAAGTACAGAGGGGGTGGGGCCTGCAGAGTGAGATCAAGCATCTTGAGTGCTGCCATTAGGTGAGTGCAGGGACAGGGTGGGGCCTGCGGGGTGAGCTTGAGTGGCTGAGCTCTGCCATTGGgtgagggcagggctgtgcccTGGACTGGTTTTACCTTCTGCCCCATCTCACTCCAGGGAGTTCCAGCGCCAGCTGCCCCCCAGCGGGGCCCCGGTGACCCCTCCACGCTTAGACCACATGGCCCAGCTATATGACGACTACGTGCGCCAGCGCACCCTGCAGAACTGGCGCTTCTGGCTCGTATCCACTGGCATGATTGCATTCAGGgcatcctggggggcagggacactgcagggccctggctgggagggagcagagatggCTCTTCCCAGGGCAGAGTGGAAGGgtctctgggggtggggcagggcaggataaGGGGCTCTGGGGGCAATGGCAATCCCTGCAGAATTGGGGTGGCCCCTCCTGGGTTAGGGAGGGCAGGACAGAGCAGATGGCCCCGGAGGtggtgggtggaggtgggggactAAGCTGATCCTTCCTGGTCTCGTTAGGTAGCtccaaggcagggggcaggcaggaggcggATTCTCCTTaaccctgctctgcccacagTTCAGCATGCTCGTCAAGCCGCTGTTTGAGAGCTACaggggagcagtgagcacccacAGTGCCAAGGAGTTCTGCCAGTCGGTGCTGGGCTGGCTGGAGCAGCACTGCACCCTGCCCATGCTGCGCCCTGGTACGTCCCATCCCCTGCACCAGGCCCAAACATCCCCACACTCCCAGTAGGTGGTGGGAAGAGGGATTCCAGCTTCTTAAGGAGCTTCTGTGATCCCCCTTGGCCTCCAGGAAAACCGTTTCCTAAGGTAGGGCCCCCTGAGCTCCCAGAGATGGGCACTTATTCATCCTGCCTGCCTGACGGGGGTGTTCGTATCCACAGGACACACAGGATGTAGTAACCCCCATCAAAGCCCATCAGTGGTGGagatggggatagaacccaggagtcctggctcctagacaCCCCCtagtctaaccactagactccactcctcttccagagctgggactaaaacacaggagtcctggctcccagcttcccTTCCCACTCTACCCATTAGGCACCACTCCCCTAGCCCAAGTCTTTCTGAATCAGACCCCTACAGTTGGGCTCCAAACTCCAAATCAAGTTGGCTCCAGAATCACTGGTTGCTTTGGAATGTGCCTGCCCTGGATTCAGTGTCACCCCCACTCCCCATCACTCCCCTACAATCTGATCACTGGGCAGGGCTTTCTGAGCCCTCTCTACATCCTGCCAAGCCCACCTCAGGACTCTTCCGACTGATAGACTTGGGTAAGGATGTGGGTGGACAGCTTCCATCTGGAGCTGGTGCTAatttctccttcccctgcagctatctccagctccctcctgcagctcagcAAGTTCACAGCCATCCTGACCCAGCCCTCACGCCTCCCTGAGCAGGCCCTGCAGGCCGTCTGTCACCCCTCACACAGCAAGGGCCATAGCTAGTGGGCCCTATGGTGCTGCATGAGGACGTCCCGACACTGCCCACTTGGCGGAGAAGAGAGGACACAGACATCTTTGACTCCTGGGCggcaccccaccccaccatggGCCCAGAAGCATCTGGATGGACATGCGGGGGCTACAGCGGGACCTCTGTAATAGAACTAGCAGGGGGAGGCTGATCCACAGAGAAGATGGAATTGGGGGGGCTCACAGCTGGGCATCCCTAGAGAGCAAAAtgcgggggaggggtgcctcagagTTGGGAATGGCTTTAGCCCCCACTGACATGGCAATGGGGTGGCTCTGAACTGGATTCCCCTGTAGCACCCATAGAGAGGGGCATCTCTCAGAGCTGGTGATTCCTCTATACACATCTAGTGAAGGGGAGCTGGAGGATGAGTAGAGGGTCCCCTTTAGCAACCCCCctatgggggcagggggatgctgGCAGGTCGTGGCTCTGTTTGGACAGTGACAGCAGGAGTTGTATTAAACCCCCAGCATATGGGACTGGCCAGTGCCTCAGATCTCTCCTTGCAGGGGGAAATGGAGGGCGGAGGGATGAgccagcagggagcagccagAGACACCTGCCCTCCCCTGCTTGCCCACCGGAAGGCACTAAATTGCTGCTAAGGCAGTGGGCCAGCCAGGGGTCTGTCAGCAATTAACCTGGGCTctcctcttagggcttgtctacatcacaaagttgcagcgctggtgagggggttacagcgctgcaacttaggaggtgtacacatctgcagggcatcaccagcgctgcaactccctgtttgcagcgctggccgtactcccgttttgtctcgggtgtagaggatccagcgctggtaatcaagtgtagacacttaccagcgcttttcttgacctccgtggaataagcaggtatcccagcatacctgaggaagcctctggtaatcaagctggtctccttccccggtttgctctcgcgttccccgaaccccgagcaagcaggtctccttccctgcggtttgcagggtggttcggggaacgcgagagcaaaccgcggcgaagctggtctccttccccggtttgctctcgcgttccccgaacccccgagcaagcaggtctccttccctgcggtttgctgggtggttccgggaacgcgagagcaaaccgcggcgaagctggtctccttccccagtttgctctcgcgttccccgaacccccgagcaagcaggtctccttccctgcggtttgctgggtggttcggggaacgcgagagcaaaccgcggcgaagctggtctccttccccggtttgctctcgcgttccccgaaccccccttgaagccgcccaacagcgctgaagtgtggccacatctaacaccacttgcagcgctggttgctgtaagtgtggccactctgcagcgctggccctatacagctgtactaatacagctgtaacaaccagcgctgcaaaattgtagatgtagacataaccttagtctcTCTCAGCCCCTGCCCTAGGAACTGTCAATGCTTATGGGGTAGGGGCCCAGCTACTGCATCCTACCTGTTCTCTTCACCCTGAGTGTCTTATCCCTGCTCCTGGGCCCCCAGGCAGCAAGAGTGTCACCTGCCAGAGCAAAGCCCTATCCCTGCCCCCTTGCGAACTGTTAGCCCCAGGTGGAGGTTTGATAGACCCCCAGGCCCAGGGGCCCACAGTGAACTCATCTCAGTGCTTGACTCATGATAGCTCCCCTGCCTCATGGGAATATggctcccagcaggaggcactgcaggaagTGGGACAGGAgtactggctgtggggggagctcccagctacaCCTATCCCAGCAGAGGgcactgcagggagcaggctgtggctggtGACTGGGTTGCTCTGGTTTCCTTGCATGTCTGTCTGGGGTTGCCCTTGCCCTTTGATGACACAACCACTCTGGTGAGAGATTTAGCCCAACTAAGGTGCCGCAGCTGCTGGCCACCCACATGGGCCCATGGCAcgcagccacccagctctgattcCTGGCGCTAGGGAGACAGCTCGCTGCTGGGGTTGGCCTCCAGGGCTCCCTTACCCCTGCACTGACTGAGCCCCACTACCCCACACTGTGGTGCTAGGTCCTTctactccccttccccctcacccagctccccttcctcccccaccctcaccgcATTGTGGTCACTTGATGGCAGTACCTAGGAGACTGACAGGCCTGGGGAGGTAGCCCCCTCCCTGCTTGGTGTTTCTGTTTCCCCGTGGCAGAGAGGGCAGAGGCTGAGAGAGAGGGTACATGATGTTTATCCCAAACAGGCCAGCCTGCTCTAGCCCATTGAGCTGCACTGGGCAAGGCCAAGAGCCAGCAGCCCTCCCCCACGCCTGCTGACCAG
Coding sequences within:
- the LOC127052468 gene encoding carbohydrate-responsive element-binding protein-like isoform X4, with the protein product MSRPQIIHSGHFMVSEPHADLELDAGGRAVVGSMAEQVGAVELRAGGWREGAGAGEQAAVPGDTYDFDTVNACTCRTYRFGPCSSGALSIDASLTKLFECMTLAYSGKIVSPKWKTFKGLKLLPRDKIRLNNAIWRAWYLQYVERRKNPVCNFVTPLECSVGDDHRKPEPHPALALQAVIMEGKYWKHQIGVVIREYHKWRTYFCTRVQKKKDKPESLSTQEAAHAIQGKGLSSEAKGSCPMELDLDTLDSLISDLADTIFYSRNPYGGPNPRSLDFFAACRPQPVTQASTLLPAAAPQGSLSSACDLDVTTNTKELPLHRGSLTPLSFPLDLEPLTPLNGHETFLPLFPTSPLRVSPPPPGPPTQHPQPTVVFSVITHTAAEKPPSSTRHPPSPGGTFAMPVSGPLPNRAKSQQLQHIAPAPTSSHPPAAPSAFLTRLLIAGPSTQPLAPARDSSQVCTPLELPAGVLLMEKPIHPCSVTASSSTDAKSEDRAERRGPHASHQPCSLPSTKGSRRPGFTSADHARRLNISCAFDTLASLVLPGLAQPSVKLSKATLLQRSVVYVGRLQQERRQVQETARRLQGEIEELSAAIGEFQRQLPPSGAPVTPPRLDHMAQLYDDYVRQRTLQNWRFWLFSMLVKPLFESYRGAVSTHSAKEFCQSVLGWLEQHCTLPMLRPAISSSLLQLSKFTAILTQPSRLPEQALQAVCHPSHSKGHS
- the LOC127052468 gene encoding MLX-interacting protein-like isoform X1 encodes the protein MSRPQIIHSGHFMVSEPHADLELDAGGRAVVGSMAEQVGAVELRAGGWREGAGAGEQAAVPGDTYDFDTVNACTCRTYRFGPCSSGALSIDASLTKLFECMTLAYSGKIVSPKWKTFKGLKLLPRDKIRLNNAIWRAWYLQYVERRKNPVCNFVTPLECSVGDDHRKPEPHPALALQAVIMEGKYWKHQIGVVIREYHKWRTYFCTRVQKKKDKPESLSTQEAAHAIQGKGLSSEAKGSCPMELDLDTLDSLISDLADTIFYSRNPYGGPNPRSLAHQFNADMIQPTLAQLHPNFGEDFMDTLDPIHDFFAACRPQPVTQASTLLPAAAPQGSLSSACDLDVTTNTKELPLHRGSLTPLSFPLDLEPLTPLNGHETFLPLFPTSPLRVSPPPPGPPTQHPQPTVVFSVITHTAAEKPPSSTRHPPSPGGTFAMPVSGPLPNRAKSQQLQHIAPAPTSSHPPAAPSAFLTRLLIAGPSTQPLAPARDSSQVCTPLELPAGVLLMEKPIHPCSVTASSSTDAKSEDRAERRGPHASHQPCSLPSTKGSRRPGFTSADHARRLNISCAFDTLASLVLPGLAQPSVKLSKATLLQRSVVYVGRLQQERRQVQETARRLQGEIEELSAAIGEFQRQLPPSGAPVTPPRLDHMAQLYDDYVRQRTLQNWRFWLFSMLVKPLFESYRGAVSTHSAKEFCQSVLGWLEQHCTLPMLRPAISSSLLQLSKFTAILTQPSRLPEQALQAVCHPSHSKGHS
- the LOC127052468 gene encoding MLX-interacting protein-like isoform X2 — protein: MSRPQIIHSGHFMVSEPHADLELDAGGRAVVGSMAEQVGAVELRAGGWREGAGAGEQAAVPGDTYDFDTVNACTCRTYRFGPCSSGALSIDASLTKLFECMTLAYSGKIVSPKWKTFKGLKLLPRDKIRLNNAIWRAWYLQYVERRKNPVCNFVTPLECSVGDDHRKPEAVIMEGKYWKHQIGVVIREYHKWRTYFCTRVQKKKDKPESLSTQEAAHAIQGKGLSSEAKGSCPMELDLDTLDSLISDLADTIFYSRNPYGGPNPRSLAHQFNADMIQPTLAQLHPNFGEDFMDTLDPIHDFFAACRPQPVTQASTLLPAAAPQGSLSSACDLDVTTNTKELPLHRGSLTPLSFPLDLEPLTPLNGHETFLPLFPTSPLRVSPPPPGPPTQHPQPTVVFSVITHTAAEKPPSSTRHPPSPGGTFAMPVSGPLPNRAKSQQLQHIAPAPTSSHPPAAPSAFLTRLLIAGPSTQPLAPARDSSQVCTPLELPAGVLLMEKPIHPCSVTASSSTDAKSEDRAERRGPHASHQPCSLPSTKGSRRPGFTSADHARRLNISCAFDTLASLVLPGLAQPSVKLSKATLLQRSVVYVGRLQQERRQVQETARRLQGEIEELSAAIGEFQRQLPPSGAPVTPPRLDHMAQLYDDYVRQRTLQNWRFWLFSMLVKPLFESYRGAVSTHSAKEFCQSVLGWLEQHCTLPMLRPAISSSLLQLSKFTAILTQPSRLPEQALQAVCHPSHSKGHS